Below is a window of Agrobacterium vitis DNA.
TCGATGGACTGGCGGCGCAGCTTGCTATCGAAATTGGTGCCGCCAGAGGTAAAGCCGCCCGCCTGCAGAACCTGATAATAGGCCAGCGCCATTTCCGGCACATTGTTGGGGAATTGGTCGGTATCCCAACCGGATTGATAGTCGTTACGGTTCATGTCGATGGAGCCGAAAATGCCCAGCGCGTTGGCCAGTGCCAATTCATGCTCGAAGGTGTGACCAGCCAGGATGGCATGGCCCTGCTCGATATTGACCTTCACTTCCTTCTCCAGACCGTAAGTCTTGAGGAAGCCGTAGACGGTGGCCACATCATAGTCATACTGATGCTTGGAAGGCTCCTGCGGTTTCGGCTCGATCAAGATGGCGCCCTTGAAGCCGATCTTGTGCTTGTATTCCACCACCATGTTGAGGAAACGGCCCATATGGTCGAGTTCCTGCTTCAGGTCGGTGTTGAGCAGGGTTTCATAGCCTTCGCGGCCACCCCACAGCACGTAGTTTTCGCCACCCAGTTTCTGCGTGGCATCCAGGCAGGTTTTCACCGTGGCTGCGGCAAAGGCAAAGACGTCAGGGTCCGGGTTGGTAGCTGCACCCGACATGTAGCGGCGATGCGAGAACATGTTGGCCGTACCCCACAGCAGCTTGACGCCGGTATCGGCCTGCTTCTGGGCAAAATAATCGACAATCTCATTGAGATTTTTGGTGTTTTCGGCAAAGGACGCGCCTTCGGGACGCGCATCCGCATCGTGGAAGCAGTAGTAAGGCGTGCCGAGCAACTGGAAGAATTCAAAGGCCACATCGGCCTTCAGCTTGGCAGCATCCATCGAATCCTTGAACCATGGACGTTCAAACGTATTGCCGCCGAACGGGTCGGTGCCCGGCCAGACAAATGTGTGCCAATAGGCCACGGCAAAGCGCAGATGGTCTTCCATCCGCTTGCCCATTACCACTTCATCGGGGTTATAATGGCGGAAGGCCAGCGGGTTAGTGCTGTCAGGGCCTTCATATTTGATCTTAGTGATGTCGCCAAAAAAGCCTGTGCTCATGGGTTTTCCTCCTGATGTTAAACGTTTTCTGTGGTTTTCATTGAGCCAGCGTGGTGGGACCCAATTGCTTGATGGCCGGATAGAGCGCGCGGTAGCGCTGATAGGCGTCCTCGTAACCGTCGCGCAAAGCCGTCACCGGCTCGATGGTTGCTTCCGTCGGTGGTGCAGAGCAAACGGCAAGCGGATCGGCCCCGGTTGCGGCAATCAACCCCAGACGGGCCGCACCAAAGGCAGCCCCAAAATCACCATCGGCTGGAATATCGACGGGAATGCCAAGCGTTGTGGCAATCGATGCCAGCCAGTAGCGCGAGCGCGAACCACCACCGATCGCCGTGACCCGCGACAGTGACGTTCCCGCCGATTTCAGCGCTTCAAGACTGTCCCTGATGGCGAAGGACACGCCTTCCAGCACGGCCTGGGTCAGAACAGCGCGGCTGGATTCGTGGCCGAGACCAATGAACGCGCCCCGGATTTCAGCATCGTTATGGGGCGTGCGCTCGCCCGAGAGATAAGGCAGGAAGGTCACGCCGGTTGGGGCCTTCAGCTCCTCGCCAAGCTCATGCGTCAGGTCTCCGGCAGGCTTGCCGCTGACACCGGAATACCAATTCAGGGCGTCCGTGGCCGACAGGATCACGCCCATCTGGTGCCAGGTATTGGGAAGCGCGTGGCAAAAGGCATGCACGGCGCTTTCCGGCTTTGGCAGATAGGAGG
It encodes the following:
- the xylA gene encoding xylose isomerase, translated to MSTGFFGDITKIKYEGPDSTNPLAFRHYNPDEVVMGKRMEDHLRFAVAYWHTFVWPGTDPFGGNTFERPWFKDSMDAAKLKADVAFEFFQLLGTPYYCFHDADARPEGASFAENTKNLNEIVDYFAQKQADTGVKLLWGTANMFSHRRYMSGAATNPDPDVFAFAAATVKTCLDATQKLGGENYVLWGGREGYETLLNTDLKQELDHMGRFLNMVVEYKHKIGFKGAILIEPKPQEPSKHQYDYDVATVYGFLKTYGLEKEVKVNIEQGHAILAGHTFEHELALANALGIFGSIDMNRNDYQSGWDTDQFPNNVPEMALAYYQVLQAGGFTSGGTNFDSKLRRQSIDPADLLIGHIGGMDCCARGLKAAAKMVEDKALSAPLANRYAGWNSDGAKAMLASGTLESIAARVEGENINPQPVSGQQELLENVVNRYV